From one Ignavibacteria bacterium genomic stretch:
- the dusB gene encoding tRNA dihydrouridine synthase DusB, with amino-acid sequence MFKVGNIEIEKALLLAPMEDVTDLSFRNICKGFGADVVYTEFVNSEGLIRSVQKTQKKLKITDKERPVGIQIYGESIESMVQAARIAEKENPDMIDINAGCWVKKVANRGAGAGLLKDPPYMQKMVKSIVDAVSLPVTVKTRIGWDSDNILILDIAKMVEDAGAKALTVHCRTRQQGHSGDAAWEWIDRIKEVIQIPVVLNGGVFTAQDVDYIFKNTKADGVMIARGAIANPWIFKESKELLTQGYISLVLTPEVRIETALRHLKESIEVKGERRAILEFRKYYSSYLKGLHGVSAIRQELMKILDYEGVELRLMQYLDYLNSAPAMQDEGVIEESKIEGGECI; translated from the coding sequence ATGTTCAAGGTTGGGAATATTGAAATAGAAAAGGCACTGTTACTGGCTCCGATGGAAGATGTTACAGATCTCTCGTTCAGAAATATATGCAAGGGCTTCGGTGCCGACGTGGTTTATACGGAATTTGTCAACTCCGAAGGGCTCATCCGCTCGGTCCAGAAGACGCAGAAAAAGCTGAAAATTACAGATAAAGAAAGGCCCGTTGGTATACAGATCTACGGTGAAAGCATAGAATCGATGGTGCAGGCGGCAAGAATAGCCGAAAAAGAAAACCCTGATATGATAGATATTAACGCCGGATGCTGGGTTAAGAAAGTTGCAAACCGCGGCGCCGGGGCGGGGCTCTTAAAAGATCCCCCGTATATGCAGAAGATGGTTAAGTCCATTGTGGACGCTGTTAGCCTGCCTGTAACGGTGAAAACCCGCATAGGGTGGGACAGCGATAATATTCTGATCCTGGACATTGCAAAGATGGTTGAAGATGCCGGAGCAAAGGCTCTTACCGTCCACTGCCGGACACGCCAGCAGGGGCATTCGGGAGACGCCGCATGGGAGTGGATAGACAGGATTAAAGAAGTAATTCAAATTCCTGTAGTATTAAACGGCGGGGTTTTTACGGCTCAGGATGTGGACTACATTTTTAAGAACACCAAAGCCGACGGTGTTATGATTGCGCGAGGTGCAATTGCAAACCCCTGGATCTTCAAGGAAAGCAAGGAGCTTTTAACTCAAGGCTATATCTCACTCGTCCTTACGCCCGAGGTCAGGATTGAAACTGCCTTGAGGCATCTTAAGGAATCTATCGAAGTAAAAGGGGAAAGGCGTGCAATTTTAGAATTCAGGAAGTATTATTCATCATACTTAAAAGGACTCCACGGCGTCTCAGCCATAAGGCAGGAGCTGATGAAGATACTGGATTATGAAGGTGTTGAATTGAGGCTGATGCAATACCTGGATTACCTTAATTCCGCCCCCGCAATGCAGGACGAAGGCGTCATAGAAGAAAGTAAAATTGAAGGCGGGGAGTGCATTTAA